ATTGGGGATTGTTGACTTCATGTGTCCACAgggaaataataatatttttagaatGTGAAAATGGGCTAAGTAGAATAAagactaaattaattaattatttaattgaataaatatcaTCTTCGTGAtgcatattcaaaataaatagaCAACATAGCAGAAAGAGAATTTcagtttaaacagaaacatttattaaaatttccCTTTCATTCACTCACTGTAAAATCATTGttaaaagaagcaaaaatataaaagctTTTTGTGCCAAGTCCAACAGCCAAGTTTTATAACTTCTTTTGCTGACCCCAAAATATTCAATCCATTATTCATGTGCAGAGACTCAAGCTCAACAGTAGTCTCATGATGGTATGCCAGCGTTCCTACTGTCtctacataataaaataatctctATAACTAAAAGTATcaggacaccccttggtctggggctgtttttcatggtttgggcaaggctcctttgttccagtgaaggctaatcttaatgcagtgacattctaggtgattctgtgcttccttaCTTACTTtttggcaacagtttggggagggCCCTTTTTTGTGTCAGCATGATAATGACCCCGGGCACACTGCAAGGTTCATATactgtagaaatggttttgtcaagatctGTGTGGAGGAACTTGAGTGGCCTACACAGAGCCCCATCCAActcctttgggatcaattggaaagccaattgCAAGCCAGGcttaattgcccaatcagtgcccgacctcacaaatgctcttctggctgaatggaagcaaatccctgcagcaatgctcagacatctagtataaagccatcccagaagagtggagatttTTATAGTAGTAAAAGGTGGACctactccatattaatgccaatGATTTTGGATGAGGTGTTgggtgtcaggtgtccacatacttttagtCATGTTGTGTATAATGTAACTGAAAACCGGTGTATGTACAGTAGCAGGTCTTTCTTGCATCGCTTTCTCGTTGGTGGGGCTGGTTGATTTTATTGGTCAGACAAGCTCTACTCAAGGTCTTGGAAgcctgtcacttcctgtcatgtCCTAGGCATTCTCAATGAAACTGTGACCTCAGAGCATCTGTCAGCTACTGTTCTTTGTCCCACTTTAAAGAGTACACTAATGGGAAACTCCACTGTGCTGCTTAAGTCAATTCCCTGCCCTGCTGACTTTCACCATCAGATTTGTCAGGTATGCTATAGGTTTCTAACAGCAAGCAGTATTTTCTACACACCCCATATGAGGGTGCACTAGACAGAAGCATGACTTCATGATGgcactgtttctgtttgtttatttttcaaagtgcTATGGATGAAAAGACTGCAAACTTGTAACCTCCTACAgaagtggaaaaaagtgataggCTGTACCTCAGGCTATTTGTATTACCCATTCACAACATACACAACCCTTAATCATCCTGGGTGTCAATTCTCTAGCCGCACACTAAAGACAAACTAAAGCTTGATTTAAAACAGTGATAATTGCACTCAATTAACCTTCAAGTACAACAAGAAGGTGAGATGACCTGGAAAGTAAGGGTGCATCCAAACCTGAAAATATGAGCACATATTCACAGTTTTTTCGCAATGATAACGACATTAAAGTTGACCAATGATAACTGGaagaaatgaatttgaaaaatgagattagcaaaaataaatgagacaacTGTAATTTGTCATGCCcaataaaacatgaatttaaatacattttgtgacGCATTAATAGATGCATTTATTAATAGTGCAACTGAGCAAGatgcccccaccccaacccaaatataaatgcagataCTAATCCTTTTATTGGCTACACAGATGAAAATGCAGATAGTATTGCCTCTGGACACCCCTAATGGGATGGACTAGAGCTTTATTCCAAGAAGCATTTTCTCACAGCAAGTGAATGAAACGTGTTTAATAGAAAGCTGTACAATAATTAACCTAGTAATCGCTGGGTCCTTTTTGCAGTTAATTGGGGGTAGGTGTTTATAATGTGTTAAGTGCTAATGTTGTGAGTTTTCTTCAGTTGTATTCTATTCTATGATCAGGCAGTAGCTATAGGGAAATGATGGGAGAGCaatggtgggaggggggtaCTTCTGTCTGATTGAATTCATCAGAGCACAGTATTTCCAATGATGGTGACTTTGATGGCAGCCTGAGAGAATATATATCTAGCACCTGCACAATTACCCAATGATGGGGAAAAAGAGCTGCTGCCTTCAACTGACTGACCACAACCACGAAGACAGTGAGCATCACAATTACACACCTAGAAAGCAAGCACATTGAGTAAAACCTATATTAATTTTATAGCCATCTGAGTTTTGCTAGAGAAATATGAAAGTGCAAGACAGGCGGTGGATCTTTGATGGAGAGCTgaacacacatacccacaataactgaacacacctacacacagtaACATTAACACAAAGGTTGCAATATAAGTAAAATGAgttcaagaaaaaatgttttaaaaaatagatagCTAGCCAATGCAATGTTTGCAGAAGCGCaacagtatctttttttttgctaattaagagacttcaaaatgaataaaaacaatgctGATTCAAGAGATACAAGAGTTTTGTACAGAACCTATTGGCTTTAGCACAGTGCGAGAGCTCAAGTGCACTTTCTGTCCAAAATGCATACAAACTCAACAAAAGTAACTGAAGAGGTAGGTGAGCAAGATTTAAGGTGTCCCGTTGGAGAACACCATATCCATGTCCCAGCAGTATATCACTGATAATAGCTTGCAAGATGCTAGCCGACGATTCACATCCATTATTACTGGAGTACAAACCATCTAGCTGTTCATATCGTATGCCCTGACTGAGGGCAAAGAGAGAACTTACctattttatatcatttttataacAAGTATCCAACGTATGAACACATATTTTGATTGATGAATTGTTGATTATTGTGCggattattcattattatataGGTTATATCCTTTTTAATACATTATCAATATGTTTACGGGGCTGAACGTTGAATTGTGAGTCTTGTTTTAAGTTTTATAATTATGGGTTTAGGTGCAAAGTTGTAGACATAGAAAAtattgaacatattttaaattgtctGTACTCCaactgttgtgtttttctttttttaggagATCATGTACCACATCCTGATGGAGGCTTCTTCTCCTTCAATACGTTTTCTATAGGCaaagagaaacaggaacaaCATGGGAGCTGAGGAGCTGTCAAACTCTACTATCTGTGGCAATGCATCAGATATCCAGCCAATCGGACACAGTCTATGGGAGGTCATAACCATAGCAACTGTATCGGCCATAGTGAGTTTGATCACAATAATTGGCAACATTCTTGTGATGCTATCCTTTAAGGTCAACAGCCAATTAAAGACCGTGAACAATTACTACTTGCTGAGCTTAGCTTTTGCAGACCTCATCATTGGAGTGTTTTCCATGAATTTATATACCTCTTACATTCTGATGGGATACTGGTCACTGGGGAGCTTAGCGTGTGACTTGTGGTTAGCTGTGGATTATGTGGCCAGCAATGCCTCTGTAATGAACCTGCTGGTTATCAGCTTTGACAGGTACTTTTCCATTACAAGGCCACTGACTTACAGAGCGAAGCGAACTCCAAAACGGGCAGGGATCATGATAGGTTTGGCTTGGCTTGTGTCTTTCATCTTGTGGGCTCCTCCCATTTTATGCTGGCAGTATTTTGTTGGAAAAAGAACAGTTCCAGCCAAGCAGTGCCAGATCCAGTTTTTCTCTGAGCCGGTGATCACGTTTGGGACAGCCATTGCTGCTTTCTACATTCCAGTCTCTATTATGACCATTCTGTACTGCCGGATCTACAAGGAAACAGAAAAACGCACCAAGGACTTGGCTGAGCTTCAAGGTCTAAACTCTTCAGCTGACACCAGCAGTGCCAAACCCCAGAAGACTATCATAAGATCCTGTTTCAACTGTAAACAGCCCCCTAATGCCTCTCGAGATAGGAACCAGGCTTCCTGGTCCTCTTCAAACGCTGCCAAGTCAGCAGCTTTGTCTAGTGATGAGTGGTCCAAAGCTGACCAGGTGACCACCTTCAACAGCTATGCCTCCTCAGAGGACGAAGAGCGCCCTGTCTCACCAGGTATCTTCCAAGCAGCTTACAAGAACCAGGCCTGCGGTCACAATGAAAGCATTGTTGGTAGTGAGACTGAGCAGCTGAGCAGTAATGAAGAAGGCAGTTACTTCCCTTCCCTGCCTAAGAGCAGCTCTCAGAAAAGCAAGAAGTGTGTCTCTTACAAGTTCAAACCAGTCACCAAAGAGGGCAGTTCTCAGCAGAGCAAAAATGGGGACACTAAAATTGCACCGTCCTCATGCTCCTCAGCAGAGTCTATGGGCGcaccctccacctcctcctctgccaAACCCATGGACACCAATCTGAAGAACCAGATCACCAAGAGAAAGCGAATGGTCCTCATAAAGGAGAAGAAGGCAGCCCAGACACTTAGTGCCATTCTTCTAGCCTTCATTCTCACCTGGACCCCCTACAACATCATGGTGCTCATCTCCACTTTCTGCTCTGACTGcattcctctgtctctctggcacCTGGGATATTGGCTCTGCTATGTCAACAGCACTGTTAACCCAATGTGCTATGCCCTCTGCAACAAGACTTTTCAGAAGACCTTTCGCATGCTACTCTTCTGtcaatggaagaaaaaaagggcaGAGGAAAAGCTATACTGGTACGGGCAAAACCCAGCTGTTGGTGGAAAACTGACGTAATCAGAGATACAATTCCACAGacttatttttcatatattttgcaTTGACAATACTTTGACACTTAAACTTGTGGTTATGGTCAACTTCATGGATGTTATTGTAAAAGAATAGTTGTGAAATGTTCAAATTCTTCCAGGATGGAGCTGCATATTCTGCTAGTATTAATTTAACATGATATAGTGTTTGGCAATAATTAGCCTCTAGGGTGAACtatggtatttgttttatacCAAAGCTTTGTAAATAGTCATAAAGTGTTCTATGTGACAGGCTGAAAAATAATTGTGGCATTATACCACTATGTGATACATATTTTCCTTCAAGATTTGTATTAGTGCAGGCACTTATATATCAAAACATACATTGTTATAAAACTTATTGCTTcttgttcatgttttatttattgtttatcttcatctgtaaaagaaaaaaacaaagtttctTTATTATGCctgaattcatttttgtaaaatctgtaactttcacagatttttttgttctcttgctTGTATTTAAGGgctaacatttttaatgtggcaGATTTTGGAGGTTTGTATCCTTTAATCAGAAAATAGTATTACCTACAGTCATCCTGGTTGTGTGTCAGCTTGAGATTAGCAGCCTATTCAAGATTGTATGTCGATTATAAAAGCCTTTTTATCACTTGTGCCGTTTTAAAGTACTGTACTGCTAACTTCTGTGCGTCACATGACCCAGCTCAAACAACACCACAAATTAAACCTTTTCGacgtgtaaaaaaacaacaagaggaAATTGGAAATTGCACTGGAACACTGCGATCTTTGCCTCAGAGAAGAAGCAAAAACAGGAACTGGAAATCTGAAATCACTGTACTGgca
This window of the Anguilla anguilla isolate fAngAng1 chromosome 1, fAngAng1.pri, whole genome shotgun sequence genome carries:
- the chrm5a gene encoding muscarinic acetylcholine receptor M5a, producing the protein MGAEELSNSTICGNASDIQPIGHSLWEVITIATVSAIVSLITIIGNILVMLSFKVNSQLKTVNNYYLLSLAFADLIIGVFSMNLYTSYILMGYWSLGSLACDLWLAVDYVASNASVMNLLVISFDRYFSITRPLTYRAKRTPKRAGIMIGLAWLVSFILWAPPILCWQYFVGKRTVPAKQCQIQFFSEPVITFGTAIAAFYIPVSIMTILYCRIYKETEKRTKDLAELQGLNSSADTSSAKPQKTIIRSCFNCKQPPNASRDRNQASWSSSNAAKSAALSSDEWSKADQVTTFNSYASSEDEERPVSPGIFQAAYKNQACGHNESIVGSETEQLSSNEEGSYFPSLPKSSSQKSKKCVSYKFKPVTKEGSSQQSKNGDTKIAPSSCSSAESMGAPSTSSSAKPMDTNLKNQITKRKRMVLIKEKKAAQTLSAILLAFILTWTPYNIMVLISTFCSDCIPLSLWHLGYWLCYVNSTVNPMCYALCNKTFQKTFRMLLFCQWKKKRAEEKLYWYGQNPAVGGKLT